In Clostridium swellfunianum, a genomic segment contains:
- the scfB gene encoding thioether cross-link-forming SCIFF peptide maturase, whose amino-acid sequence MSLIHKFNQGDDRYLIDVNSGVVHAVDELVYDLLEENSLITKEKALEIYKNKYSKEELLEAYTELEELIDEGLLYTEDLYEDIAMNDKSKSFIKALCLNVAHDCNLKCKYCFADEGEYKGCRKLLTPEVGKKAIDFVIKKSGPRKNIEVDLFGGEPLMNFETIKEIVDYAREQEKLHNKTIRFTMTTNATLLNDEIMEYIDKQMGNIVLSIDGRKEVNDSVRVRVDGSGSYERILPKIKTMVDRRDKSKQYYVRGTFTRANTDFYEDVKHLADLGFKEVSIEPVVLPDEHELSLRREDLPVIFEQYDKLYEDLLQRHKEDRDFKFYHFNIDLQGGPCVYKRISGCGAGHEYVAVTPDGDIYPCHQFVGNEEFKMGDVFNENINMEISDTFKKAHIYNKPKCRECWARFYCSGGCQANNFNFNGDMNIPYDLGCEMQKKRIECAIALKSKVMEE is encoded by the coding sequence TTGTCATTAATACATAAATTTAATCAAGGCGATGATCGTTATTTAATAGATGTGAACTCTGGAGTAGTACATGCTGTAGATGAACTGGTTTATGATTTGTTAGAGGAAAATAGTTTAATAACTAAAGAAAAAGCTTTAGAGATATATAAGAATAAATACAGCAAGGAAGAACTTCTAGAGGCTTACACTGAATTGGAAGAACTTATAGATGAGGGGCTTTTATATACTGAAGACCTATATGAAGATATAGCTATGAATGATAAATCAAAGTCATTTATAAAAGCACTATGCTTAAATGTAGCTCATGATTGTAATCTTAAGTGTAAATATTGCTTTGCAGATGAAGGGGAGTATAAAGGCTGCAGAAAGCTTTTAACACCTGAAGTTGGAAAGAAAGCAATAGATTTTGTAATAAAGAAATCTGGACCTAGAAAAAATATTGAGGTAGATTTATTTGGTGGCGAACCACTTATGAACTTTGAAACCATTAAGGAAATAGTTGATTATGCAAGAGAGCAGGAAAAGCTTCATAATAAGACTATTAGATTTACAATGACCACAAATGCTACTTTGCTTAATGATGAAATTATGGAATATATAGATAAACAGATGGGCAATATAGTTTTGAGTATTGATGGAAGAAAAGAAGTAAATGACAGCGTAAGAGTACGTGTTGATGGAAGCGGAAGCTATGAAAGAATTCTGCCTAAGATAAAAACAATGGTAGACAGAAGAGACAAATCCAAGCAGTATTATGTTAGAGGAACCTTTACAAGAGCAAATACTGATTTTTATGAAGATGTAAAACATTTAGCTGATTTAGGTTTTAAAGAAGTTTCCATTGAACCAGTTGTATTGCCGGATGAACATGAGCTTTCATTAAGAAGAGAAGATCTGCCTGTTATATTTGAACAATATGACAAGCTGTATGAAGACCTTCTTCAGAGACATAAGGAAGACAGAGATTTTAAATTTTATCACTTTAATATTGATTTGCAGGGCGGACCATGTGTTTATAAAAGGATATCCGGCTGTGGTGCAGGTCATGAATATGTAGCAGTTACTCCAGATGGAGATATTTATCCATGCCATCAATTTGTAGGCAACGAAGAGTTTAAAATGGGTGATGTGTTTAATGAGAATATAAATATGGAAATCTCTGATACATTTAAAAAAGCTCATATATATAACAAGCCTAAGTGCAGAGAATGCTGGGCAAGATTTTACTGCAGTGGTGGTTGTCAAGCCAACAACTTCAACTTTAACGGCGATATGAATATTCCATACGATTTGGGCTGCGAAATGCAGAAAAAAAGAATAGAATGTGCTATAGCTTTAAAATCCAAAGTTATGGAGGAATAG
- the secF gene encoding protein translocase subunit SecF, with protein MLKIIEKTKLWFAISAIIIIVGFGAIAVNGLQFGLDFVGGTIVRVDMGKDFNKEEADAIILKYAPDAQTNIATAEGKTTPQLEIKSKEITGESVASMFKELKEKYSLKDTDLVSQENIGASIGSELKQKAVIALVIAIVGMLIYVGIRFEFNFGMAALLSLVHDVFVVLGFYAFFKLPLNSAFVAAMLTIIGYSINDTIVVFDRIRENQKFMRRSDPAALANASMTQTMARSINTGMAVIITLIAVYYYVPTVREFTIPLLVGVISGTYSSVFIATPFWVIFKNRAKRVKANSLA; from the coding sequence ATGTTAAAGATTATAGAAAAGACTAAACTTTGGTTTGCCATATCCGCTATAATTATTATTGTAGGTTTTGGAGCAATTGCAGTTAACGGACTGCAATTCGGTCTTGACTTTGTTGGTGGAACAATTGTAAGAGTTGATATGGGTAAAGATTTTAATAAAGAAGAAGCAGATGCAATAATATTGAAATATGCTCCTGACGCACAGACAAATATAGCTACAGCAGAAGGCAAAACTACTCCTCAGTTAGAAATAAAAAGCAAGGAAATAACTGGTGAATCAGTAGCTTCTATGTTTAAAGAACTTAAGGAGAAGTACAGTTTAAAGGATACTGACTTGGTATCTCAGGAAAATATAGGTGCTTCAATAGGATCTGAGCTTAAGCAGAAGGCTGTTATAGCATTGGTTATAGCAATTGTAGGAATGCTTATTTATGTGGGAATAAGATTTGAATTCAACTTTGGTATGGCTGCGCTTTTGTCACTAGTTCATGACGTTTTTGTAGTTTTAGGTTTTTATGCATTTTTTAAACTTCCGCTAAATTCAGCCTTTGTTGCTGCAATGCTTACAATAATAGGTTATTCTATAAACGATACAATTGTTGTTTTTGATAGAATAAGAGAAAATCAAAAGTTTATGAGAAGATCTGATCCTGCTGCACTTGCTAATGCAAGTATGACTCAAACTATGGCAAGATCTATAAATACAGGGATGGCCGTTATAATTACTCTTATTGCAGTGTATTATTATGTTCCAACGGTAAGAGAATTTACAATACCTTTGTTGGTTGGAGTAATATCTGGTACTTATTCATCAGTATTTATAGCCACTCCATTCTGGGTTATATTTAAGAATAGAGCTAAAAGAGTTAAAGCAAATAGTCTTGCTTAA
- a CDS encoding adenine phosphoribosyltransferase — MDLKEKIRVVEGFPKEGISFKDVTTLLQDKEAFKYTVDSIASYLKDKKIDVVVGPEARGFIFGTPVAYAIGAGFVPVRKKGKLPFDTIGVNYELEYGSDDLEIHKDAIIPGQRIAIVDDLLATGGTVASVAKLVEHVGGEVVSLNFVVELTGLNGIDKLERYDVMSLVKYEF, encoded by the coding sequence TTGGATTTAAAAGAAAAAATTAGAGTTGTTGAAGGGTTTCCTAAGGAAGGTATAAGTTTTAAAGATGTAACTACACTACTTCAGGATAAAGAGGCATTTAAGTATACTGTTGATAGTATAGCTTCATATTTGAAGGATAAAAAAATAGATGTTGTTGTTGGTCCAGAAGCAAGAGGATTTATTTTTGGAACACCTGTTGCATATGCAATAGGTGCGGGCTTTGTACCTGTTAGAAAAAAAGGAAAGCTTCCTTTCGATACTATTGGTGTAAACTATGAATTAGAATATGGAAGCGATGATCTGGAAATACATAAGGATGCAATTATTCCTGGTCAAAGAATTGCAATTGTTGATGACTTGTTAGCTACAGGAGGAACAGTTGCATCGGTTGCCAAGCTTGTGGAACACGTTGGTGGAGAAGTTGTTTCACTTAATTTTGTTGTTGAGTTAACTGGACTTAATGGAATAGATAAGTTAGAAAGATACGATGTGATGTCATTAGTTAAGTATGAGTTCTAA
- the scfA gene encoding six-cysteine ranthipeptide SCIFF, translating to MKHIRTINKTNIKDSLKKPGCKECANSCQSACKTSCTVANLACEN from the coding sequence ATGAAACATATTAGAACAATAAACAAGACAAATATTAAAGACAGCTTAAAGAAACCTGGCTGCAAGGAATGTGCTAACTCCTGCCAGTCAGCATGCAAAACTTCCTGCACAGTTGCAAACCTAGCTTGTGAAAATTAA
- the ruvB gene encoding Holliday junction branch migration DNA helicase RuvB, giving the protein MDDRIITSINIEEDTEIEYSLRPQNLREYIGQSKVKDKLHIFIEAAKKRKEALDHVLLYGPPGLGKTTLANIIAKEMKGSLKITSGPAIERAGDLAAILTGLSDFDVLFIDEIHRLNRNVEEILYPAMEDYALDIVIGKGASAKSIRIDLPKFTLIGATTRVGLLTAPLRDRFGVLCSMEFYEDSELKEIITRSANILDVPIEEDAAYEVARRSRGTPRIANRLLKRVRDYCDVKGNGVINLPTARAALELLDIDSEGFDRIDNRILEAIVDNFNGGPVGLETLAYFIGEELDTIEDVYEPYLLQKGFIIRTPRGRMATDKAYKHMKRPRTRKNEQFTLFDE; this is encoded by the coding sequence ATGGATGATAGAATTATTACGTCGATAAATATAGAAGAGGATACTGAGATTGAATACAGCTTAAGACCTCAAAACCTTAGGGAATATATAGGACAAAGCAAGGTTAAAGATAAGCTTCATATATTTATTGAAGCCGCAAAAAAGAGGAAAGAGGCACTGGACCATGTTTTGCTTTATGGACCTCCTGGTCTTGGAAAGACAACTTTGGCAAATATAATTGCAAAAGAGATGAAAGGAAGCCTTAAGATAACTTCCGGTCCTGCTATAGAAAGGGCGGGAGATTTGGCAGCTATACTTACTGGTTTAAGCGACTTTGATGTTCTGTTTATAGATGAGATTCACAGATTAAACAGAAATGTAGAAGAAATATTATATCCTGCTATGGAGGACTATGCTCTTGATATAGTTATAGGAAAGGGAGCTTCTGCTAAATCTATACGAATTGACTTGCCTAAGTTTACCCTTATAGGTGCTACTACAAGGGTAGGTCTTTTAACTGCTCCTTTAAGAGACAGGTTTGGAGTTCTTTGCTCTATGGAATTTTATGAAGACAGCGAACTTAAAGAGATTATCACGAGATCTGCAAACATATTAGATGTTCCAATTGAGGAGGATGCTGCCTATGAAGTGGCTAGAAGATCAAGAGGAACTCCTAGAATAGCTAACAGGCTTTTGAAAAGAGTTAGAGATTATTGTGATGTAAAGGGTAATGGTGTTATTAATCTGCCAACAGCTAGGGCTGCTTTAGAACTTTTAGATATAGACAGTGAAGGCTTTGATAGAATCGACAATAGGATATTGGAAGCTATTGTTGATAATTTTAATGGAGGACCTGTTGGACTTGAGACCCTAGCATATTTTATAGGAGAAGAGCTGGACACTATTGAAGATGTGTATGAGCCATATCTTCTTCAAAAGGGTTTTATCATAAGAACACCAAGGGGTAGAATGGCCACGGATAAAGCATATAAGCATATGAAAAGACCTAGAACTAGGAAAAATGAGCAATTTACGCTATTTGATGAATAA
- the queA gene encoding tRNA preQ1(34) S-adenosylmethionine ribosyltransferase-isomerase QueA, with protein MEVKDFYFDLPEELIAQHPLEKRDESRLMIVDKNSGSIEHKKFKDILDYLEPGDCLVLNDTRVLPARLIGSKENSGGKMEFLLLKRLDKKRWETLVKPGKRAQLGAKFVFGNGELKAEVVGMAEEGSRVVEFHYEGIFEEVLDRLGQMPLPPYIKETLEDKERYQTVYSKEVGSAAAPTAGLHFTQELLDMIREKGVKTAFVTLHVGLGTFRPVKAEKIEQHIMHAEYYIMNEETARLINSTKEKGKRVIAVGTTSNRTLETIADENGRVREQSGWTDIFIYPGYKFKIVDALITNFHLPESTLIMLVSAFAGRDTIMKAYKTAVEDKYRFFSFGDAMFLK; from the coding sequence TTGGAAGTAAAAGATTTTTATTTTGATTTGCCGGAGGAACTTATAGCTCAGCACCCTCTGGAAAAAAGAGATGAGTCCAGATTAATGATAGTAGATAAGAATTCCGGCAGCATAGAGCATAAGAAATTTAAGGATATTTTAGACTATTTAGAACCTGGAGACTGTCTTGTGCTAAACGATACAAGGGTTCTTCCTGCAAGGCTTATTGGAAGTAAGGAAAATTCAGGCGGAAAGATGGAATTCCTGCTTTTAAAAAGATTAGATAAAAAAAGATGGGAAACCTTAGTCAAGCCAGGTAAAAGAGCACAGCTGGGGGCTAAATTTGTCTTTGGAAATGGAGAACTAAAAGCAGAAGTGGTTGGTATGGCTGAAGAAGGGAGCCGAGTTGTGGAGTTCCACTATGAAGGCATATTTGAAGAGGTACTTGATAGACTTGGACAAATGCCTTTGCCACCATATATAAAAGAGACTTTAGAGGACAAGGAAAGATATCAGACTGTTTATTCTAAAGAAGTAGGTTCCGCTGCGGCTCCTACAGCAGGCCTCCATTTTACACAAGAACTTTTGGATATGATAAGAGAAAAGGGCGTAAAAACAGCTTTTGTAACACTTCATGTAGGACTTGGAACCTTCAGGCCTGTTAAAGCTGAGAAAATAGAACAGCATATAATGCATGCAGAGTATTATATAATGAATGAGGAAACTGCAAGGCTTATAAATTCTACAAAGGAAAAAGGAAAAAGAGTAATAGCTGTGGGTACAACCTCAAATAGAACGCTTGAAACTATTGCTGATGAAAATGGGAGAGTTAGAGAGCAATCCGGATGGACTGATATATTCATATATCCAGGTTATAAGTTTAAGATAGTTGATGCATTGATAACAAACTTCCATCTTCCAGAATCAACTCTTATTATGCTCGTAAGTGCTTTTGCAGGGCGTGATACAATTATGAAGGCTTATAAAACGGCTGTTGAGGATAAATATAGATTCTTTAGTTTTGGAGACGCTATGTTTTTAAAATAA
- the tgt gene encoding tRNA guanosine(34) transglycosylase Tgt, translating into MYKLLKKSGKVRRGEFTTPHGVIQTPVFMNVGTLAAIKGAVSSMDLKEINCQVELSNTYHLHLRPGDKVVRELGGLHKFMNWDRPILTDSGGFQVFSLSGIRKIKEEGVYFNSHIDGKKIFMGPEESMQIQSNLASTIAMAFDECIPNPSAREYVEQSVARTTRWLERCKAEMDRLNTLSDTINKRQLLFGINQGGVYEDIRIEHAKTITEMNLDGYAIGGLAVGETHEEMYRIIDAVVPHLPQDKPIYLMGVGTPENILEAVSRGVDFFDCVLPARNGRHGHVFTKHGKINIMNAKFELDSAPIDEGCQCPTCKHYTRAYIRHLFKAKEMLAMRLCVLHNLYFYNKLMEDIRKAIDEDRFEDFKSEKLAEWSNNK; encoded by the coding sequence TTGTATAAATTGCTAAAGAAAAGTGGAAAGGTTAGAAGAGGAGAATTTACAACCCCCCATGGTGTAATACAGACGCCGGTTTTTATGAATGTAGGTACTTTGGCAGCAATTAAGGGCGCCGTATCTTCTATGGATTTGAAGGAAATTAACTGCCAGGTTGAACTTTCTAATACATATCATTTGCATTTAAGACCAGGAGACAAGGTTGTAAGAGAACTAGGCGGTCTTCATAAATTTATGAACTGGGACAGACCGATACTTACAGACTCAGGAGGATTTCAGGTCTTTTCCTTATCAGGTATAAGAAAGATCAAAGAAGAAGGCGTTTATTTTAACTCTCACATAGATGGAAAGAAGATATTTATGGGTCCTGAGGAAAGTATGCAGATTCAAAGCAATTTGGCATCAACCATAGCTATGGCTTTTGACGAATGCATTCCTAACCCATCAGCAAGAGAGTATGTTGAGCAGTCTGTAGCTAGAACTACAAGATGGCTGGAGCGATGCAAGGCGGAAATGGATAGACTAAACACATTGTCTGATACCATAAACAAAAGGCAACTGCTTTTTGGAATTAATCAAGGCGGCGTTTATGAAGATATAAGAATTGAACATGCCAAGACCATAACAGAGATGAATTTGGATGGATACGCAATAGGCGGCTTGGCTGTTGGGGAAACTCATGAAGAAATGTATAGAATAATAGATGCAGTTGTTCCTCATCTTCCTCAGGATAAGCCTATATATTTAATGGGAGTAGGAACGCCCGAAAATATACTGGAGGCTGTTTCAAGAGGAGTAGACTTTTTCGACTGTGTTTTACCTGCTAGAAATGGAAGGCATGGACATGTATTTACTAAACATGGTAAGATAAATATAATGAATGCTAAGTTTGAATTGGATTCAGCTCCAATTGATGAGGGATGTCAGTGTCCGACTTGCAAGCATTATACTAGAGCTTATATTAGACACTTGTTTAAAGCAAAGGAAATGCTTGCAATGAGATTATGCGTACTTCACAATTTGTATTTCTATAACAAACTTATGGAAGACATAAGGAAGGCTATAGATGAAGACAGATTTGAGGATTTTAAATCAGAAAAACTAGCTGAATGGAGCAATAATAAATAA
- the secD gene encoding protein translocase subunit SecD — MRTKGKSTALFLVSLLVIAFLAYSSIKGLVIGDYQIRPFSETIKRGLDLKGGISVVMEIQQDKISTEDRERTIELLSMRVNKMGVAETTITQEGNKRIRIDIPDKFDTKEVLDTVGKTGNLRFVGPDQTEILTGKDVKNASAYLDQQGSPTIGLELNDDGAKKFADATEKYLRQPISIYMDEDLISSPTVQAIITDGKATITGSKDSAEAKRTAGIIKSGALPVPVKTASVTVVGPTLGANALPQSIKAGKIALVLIFAFMILYYRVPGLIASISLVLYMILLLGIYSSIGATLTLSGIAGFLISAGMALDANVLIFERMKEELKAGKSIKSVVDAGFHRAMTSVLDSNITTVISGIILYSLGSGTVKGFALTLVIGVILSMFTAITVSRFLIKLAAGMGLLNKKTIGTFGVRDVVRG, encoded by the coding sequence ATGAGAACAAAAGGTAAAAGTACGGCATTATTTTTAGTTAGTTTGCTTGTAATTGCCTTTCTGGCCTACAGCAGTATAAAAGGTTTAGTTATTGGCGATTATCAGATTAGACCATTTTCTGAAACTATTAAAAGAGGTTTGGATTTAAAAGGTGGTATTTCTGTAGTTATGGAAATACAACAAGATAAGATTAGTACAGAGGATAGAGAAAGAACAATAGAACTACTTTCCATGAGAGTAAACAAAATGGGCGTGGCTGAAACCACTATTACTCAGGAAGGTAACAAAAGAATAAGAATTGATATCCCAGATAAATTTGATACAAAGGAAGTACTTGATACAGTGGGTAAAACTGGTAACTTAAGATTTGTTGGACCAGATCAAACAGAGATACTTACTGGTAAAGACGTTAAGAATGCTTCAGCATATCTTGATCAGCAGGGAAGCCCTACAATAGGCTTGGAACTTAACGATGATGGAGCTAAAAAGTTTGCTGATGCAACTGAAAAGTATTTGAGACAACCAATATCCATATATATGGATGAGGACTTGATAAGCAGTCCTACAGTTCAAGCTATAATAACAGACGGAAAAGCAACTATTACAGGCAGCAAGGATTCTGCAGAGGCTAAGAGAACTGCTGGCATAATTAAATCAGGTGCACTTCCGGTTCCTGTGAAAACTGCTTCTGTTACAGTTGTAGGACCTACTTTGGGAGCAAATGCACTTCCACAAAGTATTAAAGCTGGAAAGATAGCTTTAGTATTAATATTTGCGTTTATGATTCTTTATTATAGAGTACCTGGTTTAATTGCATCTATTTCATTAGTACTTTATATGATACTTCTTTTAGGGATATACTCATCAATAGGAGCTACTTTAACCCTTTCTGGTATAGCTGGTTTCTTAATATCAGCTGGTATGGCTTTAGATGCTAATGTTCTTATATTCGAAAGAATGAAAGAAGAACTGAAGGCAGGAAAATCCATAAAATCAGTAGTTGATGCAGGTTTCCATAGAGCTATGACTTCAGTTTTAGACTCAAACATAACTACAGTAATTTCAGGAATAATACTTTACAGCCTTGGTTCTGGAACTGTAAAAGGTTTCGCGTTAACATTGGTAATCGGTGTAATTTTAAGTATGTTTACGGCTATAACCGTATCAAGATTCTTAATTAAACTAGCAGCTGGAATGGGCTTGTTAAATAAGAAGACAATTGGAACTTTTGGTGTAAGAGATGTTGTTAGGGGGTAA
- the yajC gene encoding preprotein translocase subunit YajC: protein MQYISTLVPFILMIGLFYLFIFLPENKRKKKYSQMISGLEVNDEVMTRGGIIGKLTNIQDKHVILETGPDKMRIKLDKNGISHVLTTKSEENK from the coding sequence ATGCAATACATATCAACTTTAGTACCATTTATATTAATGATTGGTCTTTTTTATCTTTTCATATTTCTTCCGGAAAATAAGAGAAAGAAGAAGTATAGTCAAATGATAAGCGGTTTAGAGGTTAACGATGAGGTTATGACCAGAGGTGGAATAATAGGAAAGCTTACAAATATTCAAGATAAGCATGTTATATTAGAAACCGGGCCTGACAAGATGAGAATCAAGCTTGACAAAAATGGTATATCTCATGTTTTAACCACAAAGTCTGAAGAAAATAAGTAA
- a CDS encoding TIGR04086 family membrane protein translates to MEGFKNNSMYIGKGVLRGCVLTVIIAFILALIQTFSSIGESALSVCILITSMISIMYASIYATKKINNKGWFIGLLVALLYMLILYITAIILGKDGLAVKDLWRVLLALVTGALSGMLGINL, encoded by the coding sequence TTGGAGGGGTTTAAAAACAATTCCATGTACATCGGAAAAGGGGTCTTAAGAGGATGCGTGCTTACTGTAATCATTGCTTTTATATTAGCACTTATTCAGACTTTTAGCAGCATAGGAGAAAGTGCATTATCAGTATGTATTCTGATAACATCTATGATAAGTATAATGTATGCATCTATTTATGCAACTAAAAAGATAAATAACAAAGGATGGTTTATAGGACTTCTAGTAGCATTATTATATATGTTAATACTGTACATAACAGCAATAATTCTGGGCAAGGATGGCCTAGCGGTTAAGGATTTATGGAGAGTTCTATTGGCCTTAGTAACAGGCGCGCTGTCGGGCATGCTTGGAATAAATCTATAA